In Dyadobacter sp. NIV53, a single window of DNA contains:
- a CDS encoding M4 family metallopeptidase, whose translation MKCILLNFIFFVWAGILFAQEPLKNQIELFTSRTGAIPGIGKATGSVSMLKFPAGKAMKISGAGPQEKALSFLQQNKDLFGIKPGKSDFVLKESKKDNYGLDHVILEQYFQGVPIYDGVVKFHFNKSNDITSMNGNVVAVGELNTVASVSRADAAGEAIRIVTAQKTGKLKVPLKIKSNTLYVFQKGLVQGYRGPKHLVYEVEVSNDRNVREFVFIDAHSKAVVEQFDGISYLHRRLYEEEYINGQKIYEEGDSLPGTLQPWHEKQIKVTGHIYNLMKNAFGYVSFNNKDSAMIIVNDDIYSEPDLEGLSPRWNGTYVSSFSSTATDDVIAHEWAHAYTQSTSGLVNAGEAGALNEAYSDIWGETVDLMNGYLDSDENNAVRTGCASSTRWLIGEKITGRADPILRDMWDPTCKHYPGKVSDPQYTCNNEDYYYNFPNMGILNHAYALLVDGGTYNGQIITGIGLTKAAHIFWRAQSSYMTRTTGFVAMADILELSVNDLIGINLPRLYTYASAPVLSGQVITTADAEQLSKVIAAVEMGTDNGCFTLQTLHPVSTPLCAGGSAENAFFYEDFESGLNGWSLANSGEEENWTAHNWEIASKTPGAKTDKVAYGTDRNVGSGLISMTSPAITIPTGSAGPYNLAFDHYVTLGYRNGGNIKCSINDGAWILIPDSAFTENPYNRRLIGYDDEFSPNPLNGERAFSGSFYEVASWEQSRINLSLLGLKAGQTIRFRWDLGTKIYEGLEGWYIDNIRVYTCSIPSVQFVADASIVREGDADQMSNAPDQCLNYTEKRITIRINKAPPAPVRVTLKTPAGSATLGNKADYTISPGSFVFEGEKISQDIIVRVYDDALVEENETILLAYSLESNSIAVPETYNQRHVLTIMDDDFVPDDANKQLLFADFNNGLPPGWQIPGRERALYDWNLITNLSRPLDPSGPPLLMASSENQDPDFSILPVDAIVESAPFSTVGRTNIVLSFIQEFQRSGQQGLVDVWDGSEWHSLLVQNASSGPKDIPRMRYISIPQEYANHAMKVRFRYIADNDYSWSIDNVKVTGDISAQIETALTSTPDAQYLGPNATVYFYDPGSRDLIAKIKNLGDHDYGCTTVAIDRAGVDETDWIGSYHITKKTFKVIPANNNPAGQYEITLYYKASELPNFNGTDIKSMGKSEGSIKAGDASTSSLAPVVGSNVFGSDYAYTATFDSGFSGFGLSDLPASGPASRMLPVTQSKADDGQSSNLKLYPNPVQSLVKMEVPDEGIKSVNVQVISLSGKQVLTKRNLKRQYGSFNLDLGGLSPGIYQVILSGEKRNYTFSALKL comes from the coding sequence ATGAAATGTATTTTACTCAACTTCATTTTTTTTGTTTGGGCAGGAATCTTGTTTGCACAAGAGCCGCTGAAAAATCAAATTGAACTCTTTACTTCAAGGACAGGAGCTATCCCCGGGATCGGTAAGGCAACAGGTTCGGTAAGTATGTTAAAATTCCCAGCCGGCAAAGCTATGAAGATCAGTGGTGCGGGACCCCAGGAAAAAGCACTCTCATTTTTACAGCAAAACAAGGATCTGTTTGGCATAAAGCCAGGTAAATCCGATTTTGTTTTAAAGGAAAGTAAAAAGGACAATTATGGACTGGATCATGTCATATTGGAGCAGTACTTTCAGGGGGTCCCGATTTATGACGGGGTAGTAAAATTTCACTTCAATAAAAGTAATGACATTACCTCTATGAACGGCAACGTTGTCGCCGTAGGTGAGCTCAACACGGTTGCATCCGTTTCCAGAGCTGATGCTGCCGGGGAAGCAATAAGAATTGTAACAGCACAAAAAACCGGAAAGCTAAAAGTACCATTAAAAATAAAGAGCAACACGCTGTATGTTTTCCAGAAAGGGTTGGTACAAGGATACAGGGGACCCAAACACCTGGTTTACGAGGTGGAGGTAAGTAATGACAGAAATGTACGCGAGTTTGTGTTTATAGATGCACATTCCAAAGCGGTTGTTGAGCAGTTTGACGGGATCAGTTATCTCCATCGCAGATTATATGAAGAAGAGTATATCAATGGACAAAAGATATATGAAGAGGGAGATTCTCTTCCCGGCACACTCCAGCCATGGCATGAAAAACAGATAAAAGTTACGGGGCACATATATAATCTCATGAAGAATGCATTTGGCTACGTCTCTTTTAACAACAAGGATTCGGCCATGATCATTGTCAATGACGACATATATTCAGAGCCTGACCTGGAGGGTCTTAGTCCCAGGTGGAATGGCACCTATGTCAGTTCATTTTCATCAACGGCTACTGATGATGTAATAGCACATGAATGGGCCCATGCCTACACCCAAAGTACCAGCGGGCTTGTTAATGCCGGGGAAGCAGGCGCATTGAACGAAGCCTATTCTGACATCTGGGGAGAAACTGTGGACCTGATGAACGGTTACCTGGATTCGGATGAAAATAATGCAGTAAGAACCGGATGTGCAAGCTCAACGAGGTGGCTGATCGGAGAAAAAATAACAGGACGTGCCGATCCTATACTCAGGGATATGTGGGATCCTACCTGCAAACACTATCCAGGCAAGGTTTCTGATCCTCAATACACCTGCAATAATGAGGATTATTACTATAATTTTCCGAACATGGGTATCCTCAACCATGCTTATGCTTTACTTGTAGACGGAGGTACTTATAATGGACAGATCATAACCGGGATTGGCCTGACTAAGGCTGCTCATATCTTTTGGCGCGCACAGTCAAGTTACATGACACGGACAACAGGTTTTGTTGCCATGGCCGATATCCTGGAACTGTCAGTGAACGACCTGATCGGAATTAACCTGCCACGGCTTTATACTTATGCTTCTGCACCTGTACTTTCCGGACAGGTAATTACTACCGCAGATGCAGAACAATTATCCAAAGTTATTGCTGCTGTGGAAATGGGAACTGATAATGGCTGCTTTACACTTCAAACACTTCATCCGGTTTCTACACCTTTGTGTGCCGGAGGGTCAGCAGAAAATGCCTTTTTTTATGAAGATTTTGAGTCCGGCCTGAATGGCTGGAGCTTAGCCAACAGTGGAGAGGAAGAGAACTGGACAGCTCATAACTGGGAAATTGCTTCAAAAACACCAGGAGCCAAAACTGATAAGGTAGCTTATGGTACAGATAGAAATGTAGGATCAGGATTGATTTCCATGACGAGTCCGGCCATTACTATACCCACCGGATCGGCCGGGCCATACAATCTTGCGTTTGATCACTATGTAACACTTGGTTACAGAAATGGCGGAAATATCAAATGCAGTATCAATGATGGAGCGTGGATTTTAATACCAGATTCGGCATTTACCGAAAATCCCTATAACCGGCGTTTGATTGGTTACGATGATGAGTTTAGTCCTAATCCGTTAAATGGAGAGCGTGCTTTTTCGGGTTCTTTTTATGAGGTCGCCAGCTGGGAGCAAAGCCGGATCAACCTGAGTTTATTGGGTTTGAAAGCAGGACAGACTATCCGGTTCCGATGGGATCTTGGTACAAAGATCTACGAAGGACTGGAAGGCTGGTATATTGACAATATCAGGGTTTATACTTGCAGCATACCCTCAGTGCAGTTTGTTGCCGATGCTTCCATTGTTCGGGAAGGCGATGCTGATCAAATGAGTAATGCGCCGGATCAGTGTTTAAATTATACAGAAAAAAGAATTACCATCAGAATTAACAAGGCTCCTCCTGCACCTGTGAGGGTTACTTTAAAAACACCCGCAGGATCAGCCACGTTGGGGAACAAAGCCGATTACACAATCTCGCCCGGTTCGTTTGTTTTTGAAGGAGAGAAAATATCTCAGGATATCATAGTACGGGTTTATGATGATGCATTGGTGGAGGAAAATGAAACCATTCTACTGGCTTATTCATTGGAAAGCAATAGTATAGCTGTGCCTGAAACCTATAATCAGCGACATGTACTCACCATAATGGATGATGATTTTGTTCCTGATGATGCAAACAAGCAATTACTTTTTGCCGATTTCAATAACGGGCTGCCGCCGGGTTGGCAAATTCCCGGACGCGAAAGAGCCTTATACGACTGGAATTTGATTACTAATTTATCTCGTCCTCTGGACCCATCAGGACCTCCTTTGCTGATGGCTTCGTCGGAGAATCAGGATCCGGATTTCTCGATTTTGCCTGTGGATGCAATTGTAGAATCCGCTCCTTTCAGTACAGTGGGCCGCACTAACATCGTGCTATCCTTCATCCAGGAGTTTCAACGATCGGGACAACAGGGATTGGTGGATGTATGGGATGGAAGCGAATGGCACAGCCTGCTGGTGCAGAATGCATCGTCAGGCCCTAAGGATATTCCCCGCATGAGATATATTTCCATTCCGCAGGAATATGCCAATCATGCAATGAAAGTCCGTTTCAGGTATATTGCAGACAATGATTACTCGTGGTCGATTGACAATGTGAAAGTTACAGGTGATATCTCTGCACAGATTGAAACTGCATTAACTTCCACGCCCGATGCACAATATCTTGGGCCAAATGCAACCGTATATTTTTATGACCCGGGTTCCAGGGATCTGATAGCAAAAATTAAAAATCTGGGCGATCATGATTATGGATGTACTACCGTGGCAATTGATCGTGCCGGTGTAGATGAAACGGATTGGATAGGCTCTTATCATATTACCAAAAAGACATTCAAGGTTATTCCGGCAAACAATAACCCCGCCGGCCAATATGAGATTACACTGTATTATAAAGCGTCGGAACTCCCCAATTTTAATGGTACGGACATTAAATCAATGGGTAAAAGTGAGGGAAGTATCAAGGCAGGCGACGCGTCGACAAGTTCATTAGCACCGGTTGTGGGGAGTAATGTCTTCGGTTCTGATTATGCATATACCGCTACTTTTGACTCTGGGTTTTCAGGCTTTGGGCTTTCGGATCTTCCTGCATCAGGTCCGGCGTCCCGCATGCTTCCGGTAACACAAAGTAAAGCTGATGACGGGCAAAGCAGCAATCTTAAACTTTATCCCAATCCGGTACAGTCATTGGTAAAAATGGAAGTGCCGGATGAAGGTATCAAATCTGTGAATGTGCAGGTTATCAGCTTATCAGGAAAACAGGTCCTGACAAAGCGGAACCTGAAAAGACAGTATGGCAGTTTCAATCTGGATCTCGGCGGTTTATCTCCTGGTATCTATCAGGTGATTTTGTCGGGAGAAAAGCGGAATTATACATTCTCAGCACTCAAATTATAA
- a CDS encoding M4 family metallopeptidase: MKNILFPLFLLFYAVNTFAQKTLKDEIDAFAAQTGAVPTIDKATGSLGFLRFPATRPFKLSGATPEAKALSFIRQNPRLTAINSDKDNYTVKEVKKNIYGLTHVVMQQFYQGVPVYDGILKFHFNKNMDLAAINGNVLPVTKLNTVPAVSKGDGAETALKIVTGQKLGNFKAPLKVNKINLYVFQKGLAQGYQGGKLLVYEVEVRNDKDVREFLYINAHTKALVEQFNGIHAIDRVLYEGTLAPENKIWEEGDALPGTLDQWQESEVRTSGHIYNLMKNTFGYVSFDNQDAQMVTINNNYEIGCPSSSWNGVTANFCPGTASDDVVAHEWAHAYTEYTSGLIYGWEPGAINEAYSDIWGETVDQINGYMDTGESSAARTGCESSERWEIGEKRTAFDGVLRDMWNPNCKDSPGKITDPLYACVDETDLGLVHINSGVLNHAYALLVDGGTYNGQTITGIGLTKAAHIFWHAQVNYMSSTTDFAAQADILEASLTDLTGINLPKLSTSETPQGLSEEVITSADAEQLARVIAAVEMRTENTCGYEPILKPVAAICSGGLPENAFFYEDFESGIDDWTFSNSGIAQSWTPRNWVQDDTAPGSRQGKVMYGVTPPTGDCETIFQIGLISITSPVITIPTGSSGPFHLAFDQFIATEWGYDGGNVRYRINSGEWKLVPLSAFTVNGYNATLSTTNENSDNPLQGQPGFSGHDPGSVTGSWGQSRINLTSLGLTQGQSIEFRWDLGTDGCDGVEGWYIDDVRVYSCSTPSVQFVNSSTIVNEAEAIIPGQAPGECLKYVERIIKVRINKAPSGPVTVTLNAPAGTASQGNTADYTITPSTFILKEGKLSQDLTLRIYNDAYAEEDETVFLTYTLAGGNAYADNSNQKHTIIIKDNDILPGTLTKVLLTADFNKGFPSESGWTIIDNEPGTGTWEVVEFDEVTLDKSGGRPFLHINSRFGYPDGYDEIAESAPFNSIGMSSINLSFIEFFNMYPYGSQEVGRVDVWDGSNWRNLLTQNEASGTSGSWSAPAIRNISIPVTYANAAMKIRFRYTAISDYSWSIDNVKVTGSFSSGIESAVTAMPDEQYLGPNATAFFYDPDSRNLIAKIKNLTNHDYGCTSVSIDRAGIDETDWISTYHITKKTFMVNPANNNPAGEYEITLYYKASELPGFNGSDVKSMGKSPGGIGPDNEVGTSVAAAVVSTAVGSDYAFTSTFHSGFSGFGLSDSPPTDDTGQPALPVDLISFEGKHTAEGNMLNWTTAAEVNNNYFAVERSMNGRDFVQTGSIDGIGNSAVKNDYKFVDTGYKKGINYYRLKQVDLDGGFAHSRILAIDASNTGDLKFYPNPVQSLLTVELPDAEIKMIDVSIINVAGQQVLTEKNVKNRNGRFNLDMSRLPSGIYQVISSESKSLGQVRSYTMKIVRP, from the coding sequence ATGAAAAATATACTGTTCCCACTTTTCCTTTTGTTTTATGCTGTAAACACATTTGCGCAAAAAACTTTAAAAGATGAAATTGATGCCTTTGCTGCGCAAACAGGTGCAGTTCCCACGATTGACAAGGCAACCGGTTCACTTGGTTTTTTAAGATTTCCGGCAACCAGGCCATTTAAATTATCCGGAGCAACACCAGAGGCAAAAGCACTTTCCTTTATCAGGCAAAACCCGCGTCTCACCGCCATAAATTCTGATAAAGATAATTATACTGTTAAGGAGGTTAAAAAGAATATTTATGGTCTTACGCATGTTGTGATGCAGCAATTTTACCAGGGCGTTCCCGTTTACGACGGAATCCTGAAATTTCATTTTAACAAAAATATGGATCTTGCTGCGATAAACGGGAATGTATTACCGGTTACAAAGCTCAATACTGTTCCCGCTGTATCAAAAGGTGATGGAGCTGAAACAGCGCTTAAAATAGTAACGGGCCAGAAATTGGGCAATTTTAAAGCTCCATTAAAAGTAAACAAGATAAATCTTTATGTATTTCAGAAGGGCCTGGCACAGGGGTATCAGGGAGGGAAACTTCTGGTGTATGAGGTGGAGGTGCGAAATGATAAGGATGTACGGGAGTTTCTTTACATAAATGCACATACAAAAGCTTTGGTAGAACAGTTTAACGGAATACATGCCATAGACCGGGTTTTGTATGAAGGCACATTGGCTCCGGAAAATAAAATATGGGAAGAAGGAGATGCTTTACCAGGAACCTTGGATCAGTGGCAGGAGTCGGAAGTAAGGACTTCGGGGCATATTTATAATTTAATGAAAAATACATTTGGCTACGTTTCCTTTGATAATCAGGATGCACAAATGGTCACCATTAATAACAACTATGAGATAGGTTGTCCAAGCTCAAGCTGGAATGGTGTTACAGCTAATTTTTGCCCTGGAACTGCATCAGATGACGTGGTTGCTCATGAATGGGCACATGCTTATACTGAATATACAAGCGGGCTCATTTATGGATGGGAGCCGGGTGCGATAAATGAAGCATACTCTGATATATGGGGAGAGACTGTGGATCAGATTAACGGGTACATGGATACAGGCGAAAGCAGTGCAGCAAGAACCGGATGTGAAAGTTCGGAACGCTGGGAAATAGGAGAAAAAAGAACTGCTTTCGATGGTGTTTTAAGGGATATGTGGAATCCCAACTGCAAAGATAGCCCGGGCAAGATAACTGATCCCCTGTATGCATGTGTAGATGAAACAGATCTGGGACTTGTACACATTAATTCAGGAGTCCTGAATCATGCTTATGCCTTGCTGGTCGACGGAGGTACTTACAATGGGCAAACAATTACCGGAATCGGTCTGACGAAAGCAGCTCATATTTTCTGGCATGCGCAGGTTAATTACATGAGCAGTACAACGGACTTTGCGGCGCAGGCAGATATTCTGGAGGCTTCATTAACAGATCTGACAGGTATTAATCTACCCAAACTTTCAACGTCAGAAACGCCACAAGGCTTGTCGGAGGAGGTGATCACATCTGCGGATGCGGAGCAGCTGGCAAGGGTCATTGCAGCAGTGGAAATGAGAACGGAAAACACCTGCGGTTATGAGCCTATACTTAAGCCGGTAGCTGCTATCTGCAGCGGTGGCTTGCCTGAGAATGCATTTTTTTATGAGGATTTTGAATCCGGAATTGATGATTGGACCTTTTCCAATTCCGGGATTGCACAATCATGGACACCCCGTAACTGGGTGCAGGATGATACAGCACCTGGCAGCAGGCAGGGTAAAGTAATGTATGGCGTTACTCCTCCAACCGGCGATTGTGAGACGATATTTCAGATTGGGCTCATATCTATCACGAGTCCGGTCATTACAATTCCAACTGGCTCGTCAGGACCATTTCACCTGGCTTTTGATCAATTTATAGCAACTGAATGGGGATATGATGGGGGCAATGTACGGTATAGAATCAATTCAGGAGAATGGAAGTTGGTGCCTCTATCAGCATTCACGGTCAATGGTTATAACGCAACGTTGAGCACAACAAATGAAAACAGCGATAACCCGTTACAGGGGCAACCGGGATTTTCGGGCCATGACCCGGGGTCAGTAACAGGAAGCTGGGGGCAAAGCCGTATTAATCTGACTTCATTGGGATTGACCCAAGGGCAGTCTATTGAATTTCGATGGGATTTGGGTACAGATGGATGCGATGGAGTGGAAGGCTGGTATATTGATGATGTAAGGGTTTATTCATGTTCAACACCATCCGTACAATTTGTTAATAGCAGCACAATTGTCAATGAAGCCGAGGCAATAATTCCGGGCCAAGCACCTGGTGAATGCTTGAAATATGTAGAAAGAATAATTAAAGTAAGGATTAACAAGGCACCGTCAGGCCCGGTAACTGTTACGCTGAATGCCCCTGCCGGAACAGCAAGTCAGGGGAATACAGCTGATTACACTATTACACCTTCTACGTTTATTTTAAAGGAAGGTAAGTTATCGCAGGATTTAACTCTTAGAATCTACAATGATGCTTATGCGGAAGAAGATGAAACTGTTTTTCTCACATATACCCTCGCTGGAGGAAATGCTTACGCGGATAATTCAAATCAGAAACATACCATTATAATTAAGGATAATGACATACTTCCGGGTACATTGACGAAAGTACTCCTGACGGCGGATTTTAATAAAGGTTTTCCATCGGAGTCTGGCTGGACAATCATTGATAATGAACCAGGTACAGGAACCTGGGAAGTAGTTGAATTTGACGAGGTGACACTGGACAAATCCGGCGGTCGCCCGTTTTTACATATCAACAGCAGGTTTGGATATCCTGACGGATATGATGAAATAGCTGAATCTGCTCCTTTCAACTCGATAGGTATGTCCTCCATTAATCTTTCTTTTATTGAGTTTTTTAATATGTACCCATATGGATCACAGGAGGTTGGTAGGGTTGATGTTTGGGATGGAAGTAATTGGCGCAATTTGCTGACTCAAAATGAGGCTTCGGGTACTTCCGGATCATGGAGTGCGCCAGCAATAAGAAATATTTCAATTCCTGTTACTTATGCAAATGCGGCAATGAAAATACGTTTCAGATATACAGCTATTTCTGATTATTCGTGGTCTATTGACAATGTAAAAGTCACAGGGAGCTTTTCTTCCGGGATTGAAAGTGCTGTAACTGCAATGCCGGATGAACAGTACCTGGGGCCGAATGCAACTGCGTTTTTCTACGATCCCGATTCCAGGAACCTGATCGCAAAAATTAAAAACCTGACCAATCATGATTATGGATGCACATCCGTTTCTATTGACAGGGCAGGGATAGATGAAACAGACTGGATAAGCACTTATCATATCACCAAAAAGACATTTATGGTAAACCCGGCCAATAACAATCCTGCCGGTGAATATGAGATTACGCTCTATTACAAAGCTTCGGAATTACCTGGTTTTAATGGTTCTGATGTTAAATCAATGGGTAAAAGTCCGGGCGGTATCGGACCAGATAATGAAGTGGGAACCTCGGTAGCAGCGGCTGTGGTAAGTACTGCTGTTGGTTCCGACTACGCTTTTACTTCTACATTTCATTCCGGCTTTTCGGGTTTTGGTCTGTCAGATTCTCCACCAACCGATGACACAGGGCAACCTGCTCTTCCGGTTGATCTCATCAGTTTTGAAGGCAAACATACGGCTGAAGGAAATATGCTGAACTGGACAACTGCGGCAGAAGTGAACAACAACTATTTTGCTGTTGAAAGAAGTATGAATGGCCGGGATTTCGTACAGACAGGCAGTATAGACGGCATTGGTAATTCGGCGGTAAAGAATGATTATAAATTTGTTGATACCGGTTATAAGAAAGGAATCAATTATTACAGGCTGAAACAGGTTGATCTGGACGGCGGCTTTGCTCACAGCCGTATTTTGGCTATCGATGCATCAAATACCGGAGACCTGAAATTTTATCCGAATCCCGTACAATCGCTATTAACAGTGGAGTTGCCTGACGCGGAAATTAAAATGATAGATGTGAGCATCATAAACGTAGCAGGCCAGCAGGTGCTAACGGAAAAAAATGTGAAAAACAGGAATGGCAGATTTAATCTGGATATGAGCCGTTTGCCATCAGGTATTTATCAGGTAATTTCCTCAGAGTCAAAATCATTGGGACAAGTGAGAAGCTATACTATGAAAATAGTCCGGCCGTAA
- a CDS encoding Tn3 family transposase, translated as MAQASLFETRTGKILRPSIGTLERIVGGLDEQLHQETYRRFSPLLTEDMKTRLTQIVELDGIRGITLHRWLCQVPTSNTPRAINQTLEKINFLKSLNVHGWDLSVISLNCRKRLAQIARNVSNKYLQRLNATRRYPILICFLYESLMDTNDKVLEMFDDYWEHIVNGSKKELDVYQQTLFKSQNEAMKTLSQAVSIIINDTVTDDELRAFIFEIYPKEMLSEALLITSSALRPVRQTYLFYLNNYYAHLKQFTPNLLKTIDFQIAHSKDGFKAVLEILIDIQTGKRRKLPDDAPVDFITPSWNKLIFENDQQQPEIFPQRQPYELCALANLRDRLRSGDVFIDISRKYADFNSFLLSDEQWELLRQDFCSQMSMPNLATERIDQRLQELESLLKPLDELLNAGGEIRLEEGILVVPALPVEDIPLSAKALREQINQRLPKVNITDMIKEVDSWINFSEHLHGLESEPRNQEHQSLLYAAVFAAGCNIPLSDLARSCELDYQSVWWTSNNYLSEDNLKKANDTLVNFHYQQWLSGYWGGGTLSSSDGQRFPTSGKIRNAKALPNYFGYGKGITFYTHTSDQYSQYGSRSISSTERDATYVLDEIIGNETDLPILEHTTDTAGYSDLIFALFDLLGMDFCPRIRDIKDQRLCKIKDKEWEYPALKFTGRVNPEYLKQHFDELLKVAASIKSGRVTASLLISKLQSYPRQNNLMYVLHAYGQLIKTNFILKYLLSMPLRRKINTQLIKGEQLHNLRLYLWFGSDGIIRKKQEEQQQKVVRSLNLMTNIILVWNTVYQQEIIKQLHQKGLVVDENDFEFISPAPFEHINRLGKYSFNTNLDLGDNGLRPLRKPKLNN; from the coding sequence ATTGCTCAGGCAAGTTTGTTTGAAACTCGGACAGGAAAAATTTTAAGGCCGTCCATTGGGACATTGGAAAGGATTGTTGGTGGTCTGGATGAACAGTTGCATCAGGAAACGTACAGAAGGTTCAGTCCGCTTTTGACTGAAGATATGAAAACCAGGCTCACTCAAATAGTAGAACTGGATGGTATCCGCGGTATAACCTTACACCGGTGGCTTTGCCAGGTTCCCACCAGTAATACGCCTAGGGCAATTAACCAGACATTAGAAAAGATCAACTTTTTAAAATCATTAAACGTCCATGGATGGGACTTGTCCGTAATAAGTCTGAACTGTAGAAAAAGGCTTGCCCAAATAGCCAGGAATGTTTCTAATAAATATTTACAGAGACTGAACGCTACCCGCAGGTACCCGATTTTAATTTGCTTCCTGTATGAAAGCCTAATGGATACCAATGATAAAGTACTGGAAATGTTTGATGACTATTGGGAGCATATTGTCAATGGTTCGAAAAAAGAACTGGATGTGTACCAGCAGACCTTGTTCAAATCACAGAACGAGGCGATGAAAACCCTCTCCCAGGCTGTCAGTATCATTATCAATGATACCGTTACAGATGATGAGCTTCGGGCATTTATTTTTGAAATATATCCAAAGGAAATGCTCAGCGAGGCATTACTTATAACAAGCTCAGCCCTTCGCCCTGTCAGACAGACTTATTTGTTTTACCTTAATAACTATTATGCCCATTTAAAGCAATTTACGCCCAATCTTTTGAAAACCATCGATTTTCAAATTGCCCATTCCAAAGATGGGTTTAAGGCAGTACTTGAGATACTGATCGATATACAAACCGGCAAACGAAGAAAACTGCCTGATGATGCACCGGTCGATTTTATAACACCATCCTGGAATAAGCTGATTTTTGAAAATGATCAGCAGCAGCCTGAAATTTTCCCCCAACGTCAACCTTACGAATTATGCGCGCTTGCTAACTTACGGGACAGGCTCCGTTCAGGAGATGTATTTATTGATATCTCCCGTAAATACGCAGATTTCAATTCGTTTCTCCTTTCAGATGAACAATGGGAATTGCTACGACAGGATTTTTGCAGTCAAATGTCGATGCCTAATCTGGCCACTGAACGTATCGATCAGCGTTTACAAGAACTGGAATCGCTGTTAAAACCGCTGGATGAACTGCTTAACGCAGGTGGTGAGATACGGCTGGAAGAAGGCATACTGGTAGTGCCGGCGCTGCCTGTAGAAGATATCCCCCTTTCGGCGAAAGCACTCAGGGAGCAGATCAATCAACGGCTCCCCAAAGTCAACATCACAGATATGATTAAGGAAGTAGACTCATGGATAAATTTTTCAGAGCATCTTCACGGATTGGAAAGTGAACCGCGCAACCAGGAGCACCAGTCCCTTTTATATGCAGCTGTTTTTGCCGCGGGTTGCAATATCCCTTTGTCGGATTTGGCCAGGTCTTGTGAACTTGATTACCAATCGGTTTGGTGGACAAGCAATAACTATCTGTCAGAAGATAATCTTAAAAAGGCTAATGATACTCTTGTTAACTTTCATTATCAACAATGGTTGAGTGGTTATTGGGGAGGTGGGACACTTTCATCCTCAGACGGTCAGCGCTTCCCGACAAGTGGGAAAATCCGGAATGCGAAGGCACTCCCCAATTACTTTGGATATGGTAAAGGGATCACCTTTTATACACATACTTCTGATCAGTATAGCCAGTATGGCAGCCGGAGTATTTCGTCAACTGAAAGGGATGCCACCTATGTATTGGATGAAATAATTGGTAACGAAACCGATTTGCCCATTCTCGAACACACCACGGATACGGCAGGATATTCAGATTTGATCTTTGCACTATTTGATTTATTGGGAATGGATTTTTGTCCAAGGATCCGGGACATAAAAGATCAGCGGTTGTGTAAAATAAAAGATAAGGAGTGGGAATACCCTGCCTTGAAATTTACGGGACGTGTTAATCCGGAATATTTAAAACAGCATTTTGATGAACTTTTGAAAGTGGCGGCCTCTATTAAGTCGGGACGAGTGACTGCTTCATTATTGATTTCAAAACTCCAGTCTTACCCACGTCAAAATAACCTGATGTATGTTTTACACGCTTATGGCCAGCTGATAAAAACCAACTTTATCCTTAAATACCTGCTCAGTATGCCGTTAAGAAGAAAAATAAATACACAACTCATCAAAGGGGAACAGCTTCATAACCTACGGCTTTATCTTTGGTTTGGTAGTGATGGTATTATACGCAAAAAACAGGAAGAGCAACAACAAAAAGTGGTCAGAAGCCTGAACCTGATGACCAATATTATCCTGGTCTGGAATACAGTTTATCAACAGGAAATCATCAAACAACTACACCAGAAAGGATTAGTAGTCGATGAAAATGACTTTGAATTTATCTCTCCGGCACCCTTTGAGCATATTAACCGGCTGGGGAAATACTCCTTTAATACAAATCTGGATCTTGGTGATAATGGTTTACGGCCATTAAGAAAGCCAAAACTAAATAATTAG
- a CDS encoding DUF4158 domain-containing protein, protein MHYCFLCLFYFTQRVKLISIYGQRDKTRTEHLGMVLKYLKFRRWQPLDEIWLSPWLLNKGMEHDNEPILLRQVCLKLGQEKF, encoded by the coding sequence ATGCATTATTGTTTTTTATGTCTATTCTATTTCACCCAACGGGTTAAACTAATATCAATATACGGTCAAAGAGATAAGACCAGAACTGAGCATTTAGGTATGGTCTTAAAATATCTAAAGTTTCGCAGGTGGCAACCTTTGGATGAAATCTGGCTTTCGCCGTGGCTACTCAATAAGGGGATGGAACATGACAACGAACCTATATTGCTCAGGCAAGTTTGTTTGAAACTCGGACAGGAAAAATTTTAA